From one Halosimplex rubrum genomic stretch:
- a CDS encoding NUDIX hydrolase — protein sequence MSVAEVSRDRVEERLVALEDEYSGFPINQTTLTVPSDAYERAGGRCERGIVDAYVQLYNDSEDVLLVERDGEWVVPHGEPATDERVVPGTEAAIRETTGVDCSLTDLIRVTILGVRDEDDPDRPPVYRLIAVFVAETDGSDATVAAPVSGGGRAADAAGDGDAAEATDDGDATGDTDDQTPAGVRWHPTLPESAVPSH from the coding sequence ATGTCCGTGGCCGAGGTCTCCCGCGACAGGGTGGAGGAGCGGCTGGTCGCGCTGGAGGACGAGTACAGCGGGTTCCCGATCAACCAGACGACGCTCACCGTGCCCAGCGACGCCTACGAGCGGGCCGGGGGGCGCTGCGAGCGCGGTATCGTCGACGCGTACGTCCAGCTGTACAACGACAGCGAGGACGTGCTGCTGGTCGAACGCGACGGCGAGTGGGTCGTCCCCCACGGCGAACCGGCGACCGACGAGCGCGTCGTCCCCGGGACCGAGGCCGCGATCCGGGAGACCACCGGCGTCGACTGCTCGCTGACCGACCTCATCCGCGTGACGATCCTCGGCGTCCGCGACGAGGACGACCCCGACCGCCCGCCGGTCTACCGGCTGATCGCCGTCTTCGTCGCCGAGACCGACGGGTCGGACGCGACCGTCGCCGCGCCGGTGTCCGGTGGCGGCCGGGCGGCCGACGCGGCGGGCGACGGCGACGCGGCCGAAGCGACCGACGACGGCGACGCGACGGGCGACACCGACGACCAGACACCGGCGGGCGTGCGCTGGCACCCGACGCTCCCGGAGTCGGCGGTGCCCTCGCACTGA
- a CDS encoding zinc metalloprotease produces MNRRAFLGGAGVALSLGVAGRRAASPPDPVVVRVWFSESAATHDALAGRVEGYLGAALGEAVGAVEVEFAPSSVPLAHEGGKTSLGFDWPTTVVEGLVGLDEIDPVGDVNLLVTDGDPRRQPAGYARPRIAATTGGAYIARMAPAERTPPVVPYSLPAAATQLLLHEVGHALGATHGHGAARREGDALVASPMVGSYLWASERVRERHLDDASACGGAYPNADDATERRLGLRYTDCAARALR; encoded by the coding sequence GTGAATCGACGGGCGTTCCTCGGGGGCGCCGGTGTGGCGCTGTCGCTGGGAGTCGCCGGGCGCCGCGCCGCGAGCCCGCCGGACCCGGTCGTCGTCCGCGTCTGGTTCAGCGAGTCCGCGGCCACGCACGACGCGCTCGCCGGCAGGGTCGAAGGCTACCTCGGCGCGGCCCTCGGCGAGGCGGTCGGCGCCGTCGAGGTCGAGTTCGCGCCGTCGTCGGTCCCGCTGGCCCACGAGGGCGGGAAGACGTCGCTCGGGTTCGACTGGCCGACGACGGTCGTCGAGGGGCTGGTCGGGCTCGACGAGATCGACCCCGTCGGGGACGTGAACCTGCTCGTCACCGACGGCGACCCGCGGCGCCAGCCCGCCGGGTACGCTCGTCCGCGGATCGCCGCCACCACCGGCGGGGCCTACATCGCCAGGATGGCGCCCGCCGAGAGGACGCCGCCGGTCGTCCCCTACTCGCTCCCGGCCGCGGCGACGCAGCTGCTGCTCCACGAGGTCGGCCACGCGCTCGGAGCTACCCACGGGCACGGGGCGGCGCGCCGCGAGGGCGACGCCCTCGTCGCGAGTCCGATGGTCGGGAGCTACCTCTGGGCGTCCGAGCGCGTCCGCGAGCGACACCTCGACGACGCGAGCGCCTGCGGCGGCGCGTACCCGAACGCCGACGACGCGACGGAGCGGCGGCTCGGACTACGGTACACCGACTGCGCCGCTCGCGCGCTGCGGTGA
- a CDS encoding S9 family peptidase: MYDLDRYLNVRSAYGASFGPDGTLSLLLDATGTPQLWTLDEPRTWPVQRTFFEDRVTFASWSPERRELAFGMDEGGNERAQLYRLDADDGTIANLTARPDAKHRWGGWSHDGDRFAFASNRRDESVFDVYVQGRAETGEDATLVHEGDGWLSVGGWAPADDRLLVSQAHWNFDQDLFVLDAESGERRHLTPHDGDVRFTSAQWSPDGDALYLTTDYESDTKFLARLDLTAIGDDPDEADLAAALDTVADGGEWNVGGVAVDDETGRLVYSRNVDGYTDLTVGELAGPTEIDEFPAPDLPGGIAGGVAFDERAERFALSATGRTENTNVYVVDVESGEFERWTDASTAGIPKSSFVEPELVRYPTFDDRSIPGYFSLPDDPEAGETPVIVDIHGGPESQRRPSFAGLTQYFLSRGYAVFEPNVRGSTGYGREYTHLDDVEKRMDSVADIEAAVEWLTDREAVDPDRVVAMGGSYGGFMVLAALTEYPDLWAAGVDIVGIANFVTFLENTGSWRRELREAEYGSLDDDREFLESVSPINNVESIAAPLFVLHGANDPRVPLGEAEQIAERAAEQGVPVEKLVFDDEGHGITKRENRIEAYTAVVDFLDEHV, translated from the coding sequence ATGTACGACCTCGACCGATATCTCAACGTGCGGAGCGCCTACGGCGCTTCGTTCGGTCCCGACGGAACGCTGTCCCTTCTGCTCGACGCCACGGGCACCCCTCAGCTCTGGACGCTCGACGAACCCCGAACGTGGCCCGTCCAGCGCACCTTCTTCGAGGACCGGGTCACCTTCGCCTCGTGGTCGCCCGAGCGACGGGAACTCGCCTTCGGCATGGACGAGGGCGGCAACGAGCGCGCCCAGCTCTACCGCCTCGACGCCGACGACGGGACGATCGCGAACCTCACCGCGCGTCCCGACGCCAAACACCGCTGGGGCGGGTGGTCACACGACGGCGACCGCTTCGCGTTCGCCTCCAACCGCCGCGACGAGTCCGTCTTCGACGTGTACGTCCAGGGACGAGCGGAGACCGGCGAGGACGCGACGCTCGTCCACGAGGGCGACGGCTGGCTCTCCGTCGGCGGCTGGGCGCCCGCCGACGACCGCCTGCTCGTCTCGCAGGCTCACTGGAACTTCGACCAGGATCTCTTCGTCCTCGACGCCGAGTCGGGCGAACGGCGCCACCTCACGCCCCACGACGGCGACGTGCGCTTCACGAGCGCCCAGTGGAGCCCCGACGGCGACGCCCTCTACCTGACCACCGACTACGAGTCCGACACGAAGTTCCTCGCCCGGCTCGATCTGACGGCGATCGGCGACGACCCCGACGAGGCCGACCTCGCGGCGGCGCTCGACACCGTGGCCGACGGGGGCGAGTGGAACGTGGGGGGCGTGGCCGTCGACGACGAGACCGGCCGGCTCGTCTACTCCCGGAACGTCGACGGCTACACCGACCTGACCGTCGGCGAACTCGCCGGCCCAACCGAGATCGACGAGTTCCCAGCGCCGGACCTGCCGGGCGGGATCGCCGGCGGCGTCGCCTTCGACGAGCGCGCCGAGCGGTTCGCACTCTCGGCGACCGGCCGGACCGAGAACACGAACGTCTACGTCGTCGACGTGGAGTCGGGCGAGTTCGAGCGCTGGACCGACGCCTCCACGGCGGGGATCCCGAAGTCCTCGTTCGTCGAGCCCGAACTCGTCCGCTACCCGACCTTCGACGACCGGTCGATCCCGGGCTACTTCTCGCTGCCCGACGACCCGGAAGCGGGCGAGACGCCCGTGATCGTCGACATCCACGGCGGGCCCGAGAGCCAGCGCCGGCCCTCCTTCGCGGGACTCACCCAGTACTTCCTGTCGCGGGGGTACGCCGTCTTCGAACCCAACGTCCGCGGGTCGACCGGCTACGGCCGCGAGTACACCCACCTCGACGACGTGGAGAAGCGGATGGACTCGGTGGCCGATATCGAGGCCGCGGTCGAGTGGCTGACCGACCGCGAGGCGGTCGACCCCGACCGCGTGGTGGCGATGGGCGGCTCCTACGGCGGGTTCATGGTGCTGGCGGCGCTGACGGAGTACCCCGACCTGTGGGCCGCCGGCGTCGATATCGTGGGGATCGCCAACTTCGTCACGTTTCTGGAGAACACCGGCTCGTGGCGCCGCGAGCTGCGCGAGGCCGAGTACGGTTCGCTGGACGACGACCGCGAGTTCCTCGAATCGGTCTCGCCGATCAACAACGTCGAGTCGATCGCGGCGCCGCTGTTCGTCCTCCACGGCGCCAACGACCCCCGCGTCCCGCTCGGCGAGGCCGAGCAGATCGCCGAGCGGGCGGCCGAGCAGGGCGTCCCCGTCGAGAAGCTCGTCTTCGACGACGAGGGCCACGGGATCACCAAGCGCGAGAACCGGATCGAGGCCTACACGGCCGTCGTCGACTTCCTCGACGAGCACGTCTGA
- the proS gene encoding proline--tRNA ligase has product MSGEQELGITESKEHSTGEWYAEVVQKAELADYAPMGGFIVTRPRGYAIWERIQDHLDGWFKETGVDNAYFPMFIPESYLEREKDVVEGFDPEVAWVTHGGYDELEERLAVRPTSESIITPFIADWVRSHRDLPMRLNQWCSVVRWEATETKPFFRTKEFLWQEGHTAHRDEDGAWDETMTRLDQYERLYEDVMAMPALKGRKPEHDKFPGAHTTTTIETLMPDGKSVQAATSHYLGTSFAEAFDITYADEDEEDQTAHTTSWGLSWRSMGALIMLHSDDQGLVLPPTLAPTQVVIVPIWQEDNKEEVVEYAADAAAELDEAGIRVNLDDRDNRNPGFKYNEWELKGVPLRIEVGPNEVDDDELTLVHRPDGENSVEDRADIGDTVEDHLDTVYAKLYASAEETLEGEIREADSREEILGTIGQHGGYVKTGWCGDEDCEEPIKDALAAEIVMVPLDRDEDPVHDDCAICGEDARVTAYWAKSY; this is encoded by the coding sequence ATGAGTGGCGAGCAGGAACTCGGCATCACCGAGAGCAAGGAGCATTCGACGGGCGAGTGGTACGCGGAAGTCGTCCAGAAGGCCGAACTGGCCGACTACGCGCCGATGGGCGGGTTCATCGTCACCCGCCCCCGCGGCTACGCGATCTGGGAGCGCATCCAGGACCACCTCGACGGCTGGTTCAAAGAGACCGGCGTCGACAACGCCTACTTCCCGATGTTCATCCCCGAGAGCTACCTCGAACGGGAGAAGGACGTCGTCGAGGGCTTCGACCCCGAGGTCGCGTGGGTGACCCACGGCGGCTACGACGAACTCGAGGAGCGCCTCGCCGTCCGCCCGACCAGCGAGTCGATCATCACCCCCTTCATCGCCGACTGGGTGCGCAGCCATCGCGACCTGCCCATGCGGCTCAACCAGTGGTGTTCCGTCGTGCGCTGGGAGGCCACCGAGACCAAGCCGTTCTTCCGCACCAAGGAGTTCCTCTGGCAGGAGGGCCACACCGCCCACCGCGACGAGGACGGCGCCTGGGACGAGACGATGACCCGCCTCGACCAGTACGAGCGCCTCTACGAGGACGTGATGGCCATGCCCGCGCTGAAGGGCCGCAAGCCCGAACACGACAAGTTCCCCGGCGCCCACACGACGACGACCATCGAGACGCTGATGCCCGACGGCAAGTCCGTCCAGGCCGCCACCTCCCACTATCTGGGCACCTCTTTCGCCGAGGCGTTCGACATCACCTACGCCGACGAGGACGAGGAGGACCAGACCGCCCACACTACCTCGTGGGGGCTCTCGTGGCGCTCGATGGGCGCGCTCATCATGCTCCATTCGGACGACCAGGGGCTCGTGCTCCCGCCCACGCTCGCCCCTACCCAGGTCGTCATCGTCCCGATCTGGCAGGAGGACAACAAGGAGGAAGTCGTCGAGTACGCCGCCGACGCCGCAGCGGAACTCGACGAGGCCGGTATCCGCGTGAACCTCGACGACCGCGACAACCGCAACCCCGGGTTCAAGTACAACGAGTGGGAGCTGAAAGGGGTCCCCCTCCGCATCGAGGTCGGCCCCAACGAGGTCGACGACGACGAGCTCACGCTCGTCCACCGCCCCGACGGTGAGAACAGCGTCGAAGACCGCGCCGACATCGGCGACACCGTCGAGGACCACCTCGACACGGTCTACGCCAAACTGTACGCCAGCGCCGAAGAGACGCTGGAGGGGGAGATCCGCGAGGCCGACTCCCGCGAGGAGATCCTCGGCACGATCGGCCAGCACGGCGGCTACGTCAAGACCGGCTGGTGCGGCGACGAGGATTGCGAGGAGCCGATCAAGGACGCCCTCGCAGCCGAGATCGTGATGGTCCCCCTCGACCGCGACGAGGACCCCGTCCACGACGACTGCGCCATCTGCGGCGAGGACGCCCGGGTGACCGCTTACTGGGCGAAGAGCTACTGA
- a CDS encoding DUF7344 domain-containing protein codes for MSPMDGKARYGNRSLVYDALADERRRHAVRLLDDADAALTIEKLAERMVESDGGRTDGSADEAAITRLRTSLYHVHVPKLSDAGIVRFSPERRRVRLTDSVSLDALDAIGS; via the coding sequence ATGAGTCCCATGGACGGGAAGGCACGGTACGGCAACAGATCGCTCGTGTACGACGCGCTGGCCGACGAACGACGGCGACACGCCGTCCGGCTGCTGGACGACGCCGACGCGGCGCTGACCATCGAGAAACTCGCCGAACGGATGGTCGAGAGCGACGGCGGGAGGACGGACGGCTCCGCGGACGAGGCGGCGATCACCCGCCTCCGCACGTCGCTGTATCACGTCCACGTTCCGAAACTCTCCGACGCCGGCATCGTCAGGTTCTCCCCCGAGCGACGGCGCGTCCGACTCACCGACTCCGTCTCGCTCGACGCCCTCGACGCCATCGGGTCGTAG
- a CDS encoding ABC transporter ATP-binding protein: MAAIETDGLTKRYGSVAAVEGLDLTVESGTIYGFLGPNGAGKTTTMRLLTGLTRPSDGSATVAGVDVRDRDRLGERIGYVPDTPPLYEKLTAREQLSAVADVRGLDPERARERVGALLDRFGLAAADDRIESYSKGMKQKTSVIQAIVHEPAVLFLDEPTSGLDPNAARTLKEVLTELRDAGTAVFLSTHVLSVVDELADTVGLLSDGRLLAEDDPERLVADRDGDTLEDAFVELTSDTDLSARLRESP; this comes from the coding sequence GTGGCAGCCATCGAGACCGACGGGCTCACGAAGCGCTACGGGTCGGTCGCCGCCGTCGAGGGGCTGGACCTGACCGTCGAGAGCGGGACCATCTACGGCTTTCTCGGCCCCAACGGCGCCGGCAAGACGACCACCATGCGGCTGCTGACCGGACTCACCCGTCCCAGCGACGGGTCGGCGACCGTCGCCGGCGTCGACGTGCGCGACCGCGACCGGCTGGGCGAGCGGATCGGCTACGTCCCCGACACGCCGCCGCTGTACGAGAAGCTCACCGCCCGCGAGCAGCTGTCGGCGGTCGCCGACGTGCGCGGGCTCGACCCGGAGCGCGCCCGCGAGCGGGTCGGTGCCCTGCTCGACCGGTTCGGCCTGGCGGCCGCCGACGACCGCATCGAGAGCTACTCGAAGGGCATGAAACAGAAGACCAGCGTGATCCAGGCCATCGTCCACGAGCCCGCGGTGCTGTTCCTCGACGAACCGACCAGCGGGCTCGACCCTAACGCCGCGCGGACGCTCAAGGAGGTCCTCACGGAGCTGCGCGACGCGGGCACCGCCGTCTTCCTCTCGACGCACGTGCTCTCGGTGGTCGACGAGCTGGCCGACACCGTCGGGCTGCTCTCGGACGGGCGACTGCTGGCCGAGGACGACCCCGAGCGGCTGGTCGCCGACCGCGACGGCGACACGCTGGAGGACGCCTTCGTCGAGCTGACGAGCGACACCGACCTCTCGGCGCGGCTGCGCGAGTCGCCATGA
- a CDS encoding glycosyltransferase, translated as MRVAFVSMETTHYRDTEGARRFERVARHLAARGHDVTVFCTQFWEGTDETVERDGVTYRGVTISPALTSFSVRLPALLALFDPDIVHARPDPPVGVVAASLGGTVARAPLVIEWFGDESVDDSRFADRAATLPDMVDTPSEMVRTRVRERGATADTTQVVPESVDMETVRETEPAEAIDVVYAHPLDESANLESFLLGLAELRDRDWSATIVGDGPEREGYERQVRDLRIEDRVTFAGACDRAERVAYYKGAHAFVQTAHREYFASELLWALACGCVGIVEYQAESSAHELIEEEERSFRATDPQQIADAIVDAGEFERLTVDEDYADYDHDAVLERYLQTYRDLQADHGLL; from the coding sequence ATGCGCGTCGCGTTCGTCTCGATGGAGACGACTCACTATCGCGACACCGAAGGCGCCCGCCGGTTCGAACGCGTCGCACGCCACCTCGCCGCCCGCGGCCACGACGTGACCGTCTTCTGCACCCAGTTCTGGGAGGGGACCGACGAGACCGTCGAGCGCGACGGCGTCACCTACCGCGGGGTCACCATCTCCCCCGCCCTCACCTCCTTTTCCGTCCGCCTCCCCGCGCTGCTCGCCCTGTTCGACCCCGATATCGTCCACGCCCGGCCCGACCCGCCCGTCGGCGTCGTCGCCGCCAGCCTCGGCGGAACGGTCGCCCGCGCGCCGCTGGTGATCGAGTGGTTCGGCGACGAGTCGGTCGACGACTCGCGGTTCGCCGACCGCGCCGCCACGCTCCCCGACATGGTCGACACGCCCTCCGAGATGGTTCGCACGCGCGTCCGCGAGCGCGGCGCGACCGCCGACACCACCCAGGTCGTCCCCGAGAGCGTCGACATGGAGACGGTCAGGGAGACCGAGCCCGCCGAGGCGATCGATGTCGTTTACGCCCACCCGCTCGACGAGAGCGCCAACCTGGAGAGCTTCCTGCTGGGCCTCGCCGAGCTGCGCGACCGCGACTGGTCGGCGACGATCGTCGGCGACGGCCCCGAACGCGAGGGCTACGAACGGCAGGTCCGGGACCTCCGGATCGAGGATCGGGTCACCTTCGCCGGCGCCTGCGACCGAGCCGAGCGGGTGGCCTACTACAAGGGCGCTCACGCGTTCGTCCAGACGGCCCACCGGGAGTACTTCGCGAGCGAACTGCTGTGGGCGCTGGCCTGCGGCTGCGTCGGCATCGTCGAGTACCAGGCCGAGTCCAGCGCCCACGAGCTCATCGAGGAGGAAGAGCGCAGCTTCCGCGCGACCGACCCCCAGCAGATCGCCGACGCCATCGTCGACGCCGGCGAGTTCGAGCGGTTGACCGTCGACGAGGACTACGCGGACTACGACCACGACGCCGTCCTCGAACGCTATCTGCAGACGTATCGGGACTTGCAGGCCGACCACGGGCTGCTGTGA
- a CDS encoding SDR family NAD(P)-dependent oxidoreductase, whose amino-acid sequence MTDNADGISVEGQTAVVIGGTSGIGLEIARAFARDGADVVATSRSEDSVAEAAAELRDLGAETVEVTCNVRDPDSVRNLRETTEAALGTVDTLVTSQGSVATTPVTEMTEEEWGQDIDVLLTGAFRAIKEFGAAMDEGSIINVSSMSAEQSREARPSYVSAKAGLNGLTRATAADLGPEVRVNAVAPGFVKTELAGPKLEDGSEFREGVDERTPMERVATPDEISGAALYLASDAASFTTGEIITIDGGYDRSSV is encoded by the coding sequence ATGACGGACAACGCAGACGGAATCAGCGTCGAGGGACAGACCGCGGTCGTCATCGGCGGCACGAGCGGCATCGGGCTGGAGATCGCCCGGGCGTTCGCCCGCGACGGCGCCGACGTGGTCGCGACCAGCCGCTCGGAGGACTCCGTCGCCGAGGCCGCCGCGGAACTGCGCGATCTCGGCGCCGAGACGGTCGAGGTCACCTGCAACGTTCGCGACCCCGACTCCGTCCGGAACCTCCGGGAGACCACCGAGGCGGCCCTGGGCACCGTCGACACGCTCGTCACCTCCCAGGGCTCGGTCGCGACGACGCCGGTCACGGAGATGACCGAGGAGGAGTGGGGCCAGGACATCGACGTGCTGCTGACCGGCGCCTTCCGCGCGATCAAGGAGTTCGGCGCCGCCATGGACGAGGGGTCCATTATCAACGTCTCCTCGATGTCCGCCGAGCAGTCCCGCGAGGCGCGCCCGAGCTACGTCTCGGCGAAGGCCGGCCTCAACGGTCTCACCCGCGCGACCGCGGCGGATCTGGGGCCCGAGGTCCGGGTCAACGCCGTCGCGCCCGGCTTCGTCAAGACCGAGCTCGCCGGTCCGAAACTGGAGGACGGCTCGGAGTTCCGCGAAGGCGTCGACGAGCGCACGCCGATGGAGCGGGTCGCCACGCCCGACGAGATCAGCGGCGCCGCGCTGTACCTCGCCAGCGACGCCGCCTCCTTCACCACCGGCGAGATCATCACCATCGACGGCGGCTACGACCGAAGTTCGGTCTGA
- a CDS encoding CpXC domain-containing protein: MIPPFLRRCPDCGKTGLARSFETVDTNGEHRVACPRCGHRFRVVDRSTLN; this comes from the coding sequence ATGATCCCCCCGTTCCTCCGGCGCTGTCCCGACTGCGGGAAGACCGGCCTCGCTCGCTCGTTCGAGACGGTCGACACCAACGGGGAGCACCGCGTCGCGTGTCCGCGTTGCGGCCACCGATTCCGGGTCGTCGACCGGTCGACGCTGAACTGA
- a CDS encoding NUDIX hydrolase: MVDDDLATRSRERVADWLADLRRRYDDFERVEKRWELSPEAYERDRERIAAGANGGAGVWITDDAGRVLLVRNEGDDGWADPGGKREADESFEAAARREVREEAAVEATITGLREAHVLELVDESDPDRPALASLIAVFDGEYASGDLRPREGEIAAAEWFASRPATVLYPEVADRPYPASE, translated from the coding sequence ATGGTCGACGACGACCTCGCGACCCGCTCACGCGAGCGCGTCGCCGACTGGCTGGCCGACCTGCGCCGGCGGTACGACGACTTCGAGCGCGTCGAGAAGCGGTGGGAACTGTCGCCCGAGGCCTACGAGCGCGACCGCGAGCGGATCGCGGCCGGTGCGAACGGCGGCGCGGGCGTCTGGATCACCGACGACGCGGGCCGAGTCCTGCTCGTCCGCAACGAGGGCGACGACGGCTGGGCCGACCCCGGCGGCAAGCGCGAGGCCGACGAGTCCTTCGAGGCGGCCGCGCGCCGCGAGGTCCGTGAGGAGGCGGCCGTCGAGGCGACGATCACGGGCCTCCGTGAGGCGCACGTCCTCGAACTCGTCGACGAGAGCGACCCCGACCGGCCCGCGCTGGCCAGCCTCATCGCGGTCTTCGACGGCGAGTACGCGAGCGGCGACCTGCGTCCGCGGGAGGGGGAGATCGCCGCGGCGGAGTGGTTCGCGTCGCGACCGGCGACCGTACTGTACCCCGAAGTTGCCGACCGACCGTATCCGGCCAGCGAGTGA